Within Haematobia irritans isolate KBUSLIRL chromosome 2, ASM5000362v1, whole genome shotgun sequence, the genomic segment AAAACTAGTAAATGCTCGTTGTGGCAATCGAGGGAAAGTGACAACCAATGTAAATTTCCGTAGAAGAGATGTATGATGTAGAAACACGAAAATAGCAATATCGGTTGatgattcgttttttatttttgaaatgaaaCCCATGTACTCCGACAACGGTTTCAACAACTGGACTATTCCTTTCGAACGTGGTACCAAGACAGCCAAaacgtacaccgaaaaaaagtaaactgttttataggaagaataaactatctCATGCGAAGattaaactaaattgtactccacattttgagatttccacaaagcgtagtTAAAACCACGAAAATTGAATGCGCTCTTGCATTCTCTCGAAATTGCATTctctcataaaagaaaaaaaaaataacttttaacCATACACTTAggcaaggaatatgatcaccccaaacatgttttaagaggaaaatgttatttttgaatggtgaataTGGAACTTTTTTGCCGCAACCATGTCATTTTCTCGAACATTATTTATCTGATTTCGGTgaccatttatatgtttgacgaTAAAGCataatttttgcgacaaacatgttccatgtccacagttcaaaaataacatttagctcttgaaacatgtttggtgtgatcatattccttcactGCGTGTACAgttgttcattcttactatttttgggaatcgtaccaaaagtttcatttgatttatttcatattgaacttatgtatacggtcaatgaactttatacccacgtttagttcatacaatgtttgagatatatttaaaaaatgaaaatttcattggactgtggaaatttttgcaacaaacaataaaattgaactagaaacaaataattttttgcaataaaaataagttaaatttagcgttagtttagctacgaatttttttcttctgcGTAGCCATCTCTCGAATTTTTTACACCGATACTTCTGGTCCAGGTTAAATAGTTTCCAATGTGTTCATACTTGTTTTGTAGACTAAATACGTATCAAGCCACCTTATTCGGCCGATGTTCCCACGCCAGGTTTAAAAAGTTTGGGCACCATTGGGGAAAAAATCGCCATTAAGTTCTTATCAAATCATATTCGTATATATATCATTTACTGTAGTACACaattacaatatttctatattgcATGATTTTTGCTTTCAGCCACTGTATAGCTTCAATGAGTGATTGATGAGTGATTACAGCAAATCATTTTCCAAAATACTAAATTCACTGGCATGCGAAATATGCAtgttcatttttgaaaattgtttcttacCCCGATTAAATTCTATTCGAACTTCAACTTTGACGTTtctatttttttgaatattttatttaatcttaAATATGCCGCGCGTATTAAAGAGTTGCTTTCTTACTGAAAGTAAAATGCTAAGTGCAGCATAAATCCTATCggtttttatattaataaatatatatgtatgtatgtataaccATTGTTCTATAGATTATAATATAATGTAAGTATCAAGGATgatgtacaaaaaaatatttatttattctataTTCTGATTGGTGCGATGAATAAaagtggtgataaaagtgtctaGAAATGATTTCATTTAAGCTGTTGTTGTAAAACTATTTTCTGAAATAAGAATCTTGccttttatgttttgttttattttgttatctAGTACATCGATATGTTTTTAATCCATaagcaattttgttaaaataacatTACTGAGATCACATCTTATCAGTGTTGCCTTGATATATTTTCCTCTTGCCCTACATAGTAGGACATTCAAATTGAAcacttaaagaaatttattagtAGACATCAGAAAAATCAACGAAAATGTAAAACAGCCTGCTAAAAAGGGAAAGCAATAATTGTTTGCTAAAATTGCAAACCTCGTCTGGTACACACACTCATAGaagaaagtctgctaaaaacaacaGTCGATGtcagctgttatatttttgtacttcagggtctaacgaacaacaaattataacACTTTtaggttaaaaatttaaaaaatttcaaccaaatttggcacgcatagctatatctaaatctgaaccgattttaaccaaatttggcacgcatagctataatgctaattctactctctgtgcaaaatttcaattaaatcggagtaaaagattggccactgtggtcatatgagtgtaaatcgggcgaacgatatatatgggagctatatctaaatctgaaccgatttcaataaaatttgacacacttgactacactactaattgtactcctagtgcgaaatttcaaccatagtggggtaaaactctggcttctgggaccgtattagtccatatcgggcgaaagatatatatgggagctatatctaaatctgaaccgatttcaataaaatttggcatatttgtctatagtactaattgttcttcttgtgcaaaattttaagcaaattagggtaaaactctggcttctggggccatagaagtccatatcgggcgaaatatatatatgggagctatatctaaatctgaagcgatttctttcaaaatcaatagggttatattctgagccaaaacacatacttgtgccaaatttgaattcgattgaactaaaactgcgacctagactttaattacaaaaatgtgttcacggacagacggacatggctatatcgactcaggagcccacactgagcatttttgccaaagacatcatgtgtctatctcgtctccttctgggtgttgcaaacatatgcactaacttataatactctgttccacagtgtggcgcagggtataaaaataaactagaagtaaataaaaaataatcattcgtactatttttgggaatcgtacgaacatttcttttgctttagttcatattgaacttatctatatggtcattgaactttaccccacgtttagttcataaaatgtttggacatacttaaaaaatttcgataaaaataataataatttaactacaaacaaataataattttgcagtaaaaataagttaaatttagcgttacttTACCTagggatttttttctgtgttctacAAACTCaaaacgaattttctatagaaataaaattttgacaaaattttctatagaaataacattttgaaaaaattttctgtagaaataaaatttcgacaaacttttctataaaaataaaaatttgacaaattttctatagaaataaaaaaagataaaaaaaatttatagaaataaaattttgacaaaatttgctataaaaataaatttttgacaacattttttatagaaataaaatttagcaaaataagaatttttatttggtagttttggtaaacttttcttcaaatttaggcAGATTATTTTAGGCTCGAGTTGCAACCGTGGAAGTGACCcgatctttaagttaaaatgacgtAATCTAAAGAGAAAAATGAACTTCATATAGAGACAAAGTCGGTtgatatccgtcataatttcgcTGGATTTTTCCATACATGTGGATAAGTCTTATCTTTggtaaacatattatttttggtaaacattttacttcaaCATAAGAACTACTTATCCGGCCACTATTTCGATTCTTCCAAAGTTTGATTCTATACCCATAGACTCTTAAGTGGCGCTATAACAATCACCAACCGTGATGGggaaatgtacaaaaaaattgatagtttGTGAATCACCAAAAGTAAATAGactcttataaaaaaatatggtaatATCCAGatacaattaaagttttttcttttattacaaaccttttcttttgagtgtatataatgGCAAAGTAAAAATATGGAACTATAATTGATATAGATAACACAAATCAACATAATTCATATCACAGAAAATTTCCCAGGAAGCATCTCCATCACAACGCGTTCTATCACTATCGCTTTGTCTTCTTCTTTTTCTACTATCTCACATACAAACGTATACGATTGCCCTTTGagtttttctatatattatGAATACTGCTGCTACGGTATTAAACTCAATGTTGATTAATCTAAACCAGACTGAAATAAACGACATGAACAGATGACAATAAACTTTATCGAAAAAATTAATCtagtcatttttttttcaatgccaTAAAATGgtatggtacactgaaaaaaaaataaaattgtaataatttgaTAACAAAATTAGTTACTTCAGATGAAATTGGCAAAACAGATCCGATTGAAAAACAATTGCTACATCAGCAATGGAATAGATAGAATAGAATTCAGTAAAACTACCAGTTGATTTAACtgcttatataattatgaaccgatatggaccaatttttgcattgttgttagaggatATACGTTCAccgtgtatcaaatttcaaccgaatcggatgaaatttgctcctcctagcgGACCCGCATATATAATTACGTaaaatataattacggaccgatatggaccatttttttgcaaagttattatatccctgccaacattttttgaatttgggggcgcttctgagaatccccaccacgtcgaaaacactcgtatacactcatagaaaaaagtctgctaaaaacagcagtcgatgtctgctgttatgtttttgtacttcagggcctaatgaaccacaatttataaaattttttggttataaattttcccccaaagcatatttaagagtcaaaagtagttttttggtatgtttttgcactgtaatatacttacaagctcctaaatacgatcagcaaacattttgtatgcTGTTAtgtctcaattcgataaatattcagttttttgttcaaatactatagatattcattaaatattgctttaattatgttagaatagctcctaagttgacatgtttatttattttagccaaaataaaacagattttagtgtaatcgagcttaaaaaatagcaggaaatgtttgctatttcagcaaacagtgactgctgtccctttttcagcagactttctgctgttttagcagacttttctgctgtccctactaacaaatttctttgggtgtacgatatccaaaactcctcggaaaagcgccgtcactattgagaagttgtaccacgccaagttactaaaaaaaagtatcacatgagtgcaattattaggtgcccttctggatacatttagaaggacgccaataagggccccttcaaacaatcagagaaagtgcattttaagattgttgtaaaagaatcattgtggtcaagtaaaacacgattgtttagatgtttattaatttttaatttttaagatttataaattctcataaatataacatttatacgaccatcacatcacatttaacatatttttatgcattaataaaagattgatgttgagttacaagttgcaagttacatgttgtagcgtctatcagccagtgcttttattcccaatggaggcagcgtgcatggaaaaatatttgaaaaactatctctttattccatttggaccttttacaattttaagcgaaataactatgttttcagcacttcattatcgtttttatttaaatatattataagaagctagttgtgcttggtgtttcacaaaatataaaatggctcttgtaacaatagtgatggcaaaatactttcatgcgaatagtgatggcaaaatacaattaatcaaaaatattgatttaaatcagtaaaatttattaataatcgttgtatttttaccaaaattttgaacgtTCCACCCTCAACTGATCAGTATCaaattgctataataattttgcaaaaaattagctccgaaaatttgaatgatattaaatgtacaaatagtTGTACAGCATAACGTATTTGTCTGAACAGCCTTTAAGCGACTAATTCGATTTATTCGCCCGCCGTCGGCGGCCCTAAACAGGGTTGCTggttacaaaaatatttcatacgaGATATTTGCAACCATGTATAATTGTTTACAACATAAGAAACATTGAATATTCTGCAGCTGGGTGGAAAGGATTAATTAGTGGAATTTGCCATGAATTCTAGCCGTTCTACTTCAAGTTCCTCATCGGGAAGCTCAACAAGTAGTGGCGCTAGTACTAGTTGCTCAGATACAACGGGCAGTTCCTCCGAAACCGAGACGTCTTCCAGTGGAGGCCATGAAAACAAATCTAAATTGCTAGCAGTCACTAGAAGAAATTCTGAAAAAGGTACGGGGGCTAAAACAAatgatatggaaaataaaacagCTTCGAAAACTACCACCTCCAACGGTGGAATGGCCAAGACAAGTAAATCGTTACCATATAGTGACGATGATACTCCACCTACAAAGAAACCCGTAAAGAGAGTTGTTAGTGCTATACctacaacaccaacaacaagcCAACGAAGAAAAAATTCAGGAACCTTTACATTGACAGCTTCGAAGCTACAGACACAAACAAAGGCCCCAACAGCTCAGTCGTCTGAACCCACAAATGAATCAAAAATAGCTAATCCGAAGGAGGAAACCAAAGAAAATCTTTCCAATTGCAACAATAATGACAAACAAATAGCAACAACAGGACCTAAGCGAAGCAAACCACAGGAACCACAAACCAAGTCGTCTACCAAAACGACGAGTAACACAAATTGCAATGACCAGGCAGCCAAAGGTAAACAACCATCTAAACGTAATAGTGGACAACCAGCTCAAAAAGGAAGAAAGTGTTCCGACGAATCTGAGTATGACAGCGTTTCAGGATCGGAGGAAGACACAAGCAGTAGTTGTACTGAAACCGAAAGCAGCGACTCGTCCTTCTCTTCCAAAGGAGGCAGAGGGAAACGTACTAAATCAAGAATGCAAGGAAGTGCATCGAAAAACAAACACGACCATTCAAATTCCGATGAGCCAAATACCTCAAAAGAAGTGAAAAATAGGAAACTTACCCGATCGTTAAGTACTAGACGTACACAGCAGCAACTAAAAACATCAGCTGGTGCCGGAGCGGGACAATTCGGCACCGACAGCGAATCTGAACTTGTCAATGGGGTTGATGCAAAACGTAGCCTATGCAAAACGCCAACAAAGAAGACATATGTTGGCCTTGGTGGTACCCTGACCAAATGTAGCGTAAAGAAAGAGATCAGTAATAATGGATTCTCTCACATGTCTAGGGCAGCATCACCACCTCAGTATGAGAAGTGTTGTCCCATTGAGGGTTGCGATTCTTCGGGGCACTTGAGTGGTAATTTAGACCGTCATTTTCTGCCGGAAGCTTGCCCTATTTATCACAATATGTCTGTGTCCGAATGCAAGGAAAGAGCAAATGAGCGTAAATTACGTGGAGAAATTCGGCCAAAATTCTCAAATAATATAAACAATTTGGAAGCCCATAAAACCTTGTCATCATCAAAGCACGTACAAACACCCGAGCAAAAGGAGTTCTATAACAAAATCAGAGAATCTAGAGCCCGGTTCAAACCAATAGCCGAAGTGGTGAATAGCGACAAAGTAAAATTGGAAAAAGATTGCAATGACGACGAT encodes:
- the chm gene encoding lysine acetyltransferase chameau; amino-acid sequence: MNSSRSTSSSSSGSSTSSGASTSCSDTTGSSSETETSSSGGHENKSKLLAVTRRNSEKGTGAKTNDMENKTASKTTTSNGGMAKTSKSLPYSDDDTPPTKKPVKRVVSAIPTTPTTSQRRKNSGTFTLTASKLQTQTKAPTAQSSEPTNESKIANPKEETKENLSNCNNNDKQIATTGPKRSKPQEPQTKSSTKTTSNTNCNDQAAKGKQPSKRNSGQPAQKGRKCSDESEYDSVSGSEEDTSSSCTETESSDSSFSSKGGRGKRTKSRMQGSASKNKHDHSNSDEPNTSKEVKNRKLTRSLSTRRTQQQLKTSAGAGAGQFGTDSESELVNGVDAKRSLCKTPTKKTYVGLGGTLTKCSVKKEISNNGFSHMSRAASPPQYEKCCPIEGCDSSGHLSGNLDRHFLPEACPIYHNMSVSECKERANERKLRGEIRPKFSNNINNLEAHKTLSSSKHVQTPEQKEFYNKIRESRARFKPIAEVVNSDKVKLEKDCNDDDREASLVGLVPDYDMQLFRDAQALASEKIEEEVKDLPIGKGIKYITMGKYKMKVWYQSPYPEDVSRLPQMYICEFCLRYQKSETGIKRHAQKCVWRHPPGDEIYRKGKLQVWQVDGKRHKQYCQHLCLLAKFFLDHKTLYYDVEPFLFYIMTLADNEGCHTVGYFSKEKNSFYNVSCILTLPPYQRKGYGRLLIDFSYLLTRVEGKIGSPEKPLSDLGLISYRSYWKDVLLDYLCNRSGNTLSIKDVSTEMAIYSYDIVSTLQALGMMKYWKGKHIVLKKQDVLDDYEERIKRRGTFPKIDESCLRWMPFVPAQNNSSP